A genomic window from Salvia hispanica cultivar TCC Black 2014 chromosome 5, UniMelb_Shisp_WGS_1.0, whole genome shotgun sequence includes:
- the LOC125191132 gene encoding uncharacterized protein LOC125191132 translates to MTPLFVLCYIIYTTITSTILSLLLGLRLLLRRISSARTSEEIGNVIALYEGTVYHERRHPARNAFRFPARYALIDLDRPPYSPPNYLSADDARRAAKTNGPVHLLRIPTSLGYERSPVNYYYCYEIEGSTKILKKCLVEASNTPWGESVTFVFNPSSDLVPKSEYISPFMDMLGSWRLKVSEPGENLFAFIAVEHPQLGTYFRASFTATKVATPMPISSDDLEAFFWLMPHRVSIMAYWNAAKLWWKNVPFFDHPRKENPSYRDEAIPLDQKMQFCPIFGGNNSKVRCEERIDRCFKWKDAKRPWSYLISYTGKIL, encoded by the exons ATGACTCCTCTATTTGTGCTATGCTACATAATCTACACCACTATTACTTCAACTATACTATCACTCCTCCTCGGcctccgcctcctcctccgccgcatCTCCTCTGCCCGAACCTCGGAGGAGATCGGAAATGTCATCGCACTATACGAAGGCACAGTCTACCACGAGCGACGCCACCCGGCCCGCAACGCCTTCCGTTTCCCGGCTCGTTATGCTCTAATCGACCTCGACCGCCCGCCCTACTCCCCTCCCAACTATCTCTCCGCCGACGACGCCCGCCGCGCCGCCAAGACAAACGGGCCCGT ACATCTTCTGAGGATACCAACAAGTCTCGGATATGAAAGAAGTCCagttaattactactattgcTATGAAATTGAAGGCTCCACCAAAATTCTCAAGAAATGCCTCGTTGAG GCCAGCAATACACCATGGGGtgaaagtgtgacatttgTGTTCAATCCAAGCTCCGATTTAGTCCCAAAATCCGAGTACATTAGCCCATTCATG GATATGCTTGGGAGCTGGAGGCTGAAAGTGAGCGAACCCGGTGAGAATTTGTTCGCATTCATCGCAGTCGAACACCCACAGCTGGGAACCTATTTCCGAGCCTCCTTCACGGCCACGAAAGTCGCGACTCCGATGCCCATTTCATCGGATGATCTTGAGGCATTCTTCTGGTTGATGCCTCATCGAGTCTCGATCATGGCCTATTGGAAC GCTGCGAAGCTGTGGTGGAAAAATGTTCCCTTCTTTGATCATCCAAGAAAAGAGAATCCATCCTACAGAGACGAAGCGATTCCGCTCGATCAAAAGATGCAGTTTTGTCCGATTTTTGGAGGTAATAATTCGAAGGTTCGATGTGAAGAACGAATAGATCGATGCTTCAAGTGGAAGGATGCTAAGAGACCTTGGTCATATCTCATTTCTTACACTGGCAAAATTCTGTAG
- the LOC125189046 gene encoding pentatricopeptide repeat-containing protein At2g41720, whose translation MATFYHHQHLFHHRKRPRPAPNTITSTIHCSKLKNSDPYKEIKQAQVDYDAGTHRLHTTISGLRKSDLPKRNRLRVEGDRFQKDWSLSEVVDMVLKLHHWEDIDSVLNRWAGRFARKNFPLLIRELTNTGSIEHSIQVFNWMKNQKNYCARNDIYNMMIRLHARHNRVDQARGLFFEMQKWRCKPDVETYNSLIHAHGRAGQWRWGMNIMEDMLRAAIPPSRSTYNNLINACGSSGNWREALKLCKKMTDNGVGPDLVTHNIILSAYKTGSQYAKALSYFELMKSTHVRPDTTTLNIVIHCLAKLGNYEEAIKVFNAMREKRSDCSPDIVTYTSIMHMYSSCGQVENCHSVFNTMVAGGLKPNIVSYNALLGAYASLGLSEEASSVFSEMKENGFLPDVVSFTSLLNAFGRSEQPWKAKEVFDLMRKNNCKPNLVTYNALIDAYGSNGFLAEAVDLLREMEQAGLQPNVVSISTLLAACGRCCQHVKIDSVLKAAKLRGIKLNTIAYNSAIGSYMNVGEYEKALGLYSNMREKRVKPDSVTYNILISGCCKMSKYSEALEFLVEMRDMNIPLSKEVYSSAICSYSRQGQLVEAESMFNMMKEDGLQPDVIAYTAMLHAYSVAEHWEEALAVFQEMELNNVQPDSVACAALMRAFNRGGQPGKALLLAELMREKDIPYIDAVLFEMVSACTILREWKTLTEVIEIMGTSLPSISVGTLNHLLHSFGKVGKIDTMMKLFLKIVSSRGEADSTTYAVLLKNLLAAGNWRKYIEVMQWMDGAGVPHSAQMYKDLLFLAQTSSGTMNAAAIRERLESWKRKYGHSIAEGEINPPLHTNALITSTNASGTKS comes from the exons ATGGCAACCTTTTACCATCACCAGCACCTCTTCCACCACCGGAAAAGACCTCGCCCCGCCCCAAACACCATCACATCAACAATCCATTGCTCCAAATTGAAGAATTCCGACCCATATAAGGAAATTAAGCAGGCGCAAGTCGACTACGATGCCGGGACCCATAGGTTGCATACCACCATCTCCGGTCTCAGGAAGTCCGACCTCCCAAAAAGAAACCGTTTGCGGGTGGAGGGCGACCGCTTTCAGAAGGACTGGAGCCTATCAGAGGTGGTCGACATGGTTCTTAAGCTTCATCACTGGGAAGATATCGACAGTGTGCTCAACCGGTGGGCCGGCCGCTTTGCGCGCAAGAATTTTCCGCTTCTCATTAGG GAATTAACGAACACCGGTTCTATAGAGCATAGCATCCAAGTTTTTAATTGGATGAAGAACCAAAAAAACTACTGTGCAAGAAATGATATTTACAACATGATGATTAGGTTGCATGCAAGGCATAATCGTGTTGACCAGGCACGTGGCCTATTTTTTGAGATGCAAAAATGGAG GTGCAAGCCTGATGTTGAAACCTACAATTCTCTCATTCATGCTCATGGGCGTGCTGGTCAATGGCGGTGGGGAATGAATATTATGGAAGACATGCTTCGTGCTGCT ATTCCTCCAAGTAGATCAACTTATAACAATCTGATTAATGCATGCGGATCAAGTGGTAATTGGAGGGAGGCTCTGAAACTCTGTAAGAAGATGACAGATAATGGAGTTGGGCCTGATCTGGTAACTcacaatatcattttatcagcatATAAAACTGGATCACAGTATGCGAAAGCACTCTCTTATTTTGAGCTAATGAAGAGTACCCATGTTCGCCCTGACACTACAACACTTAATATTGTGATACACTGTCTGGCTAAACTGGGAAATTATGAAGAAGCTATTAAAGTTTTTAATGcaatgagagagaaaagatcAGATTGTTCTCCTGATATTGTGACTTATACAAGTATTATGCATATGTACTCTAGCTGCGGGCAGGTTGAAAATTGTCATTCAGTTTTCAACACAATGGTTGCAGGAGGTCTAAAACCTAATATTGTCTCATATAATGCATTACTTGGGGCATATGCCTCACTTGGTCTGAGCGAAGAGGCATCATCAGTTTTCAGTGAAATGAAAGAGAATGGCTTCCTCCCAGATGTTGTATCATTCACTTCTTTACTCAACGCTTTTGGAAGATCAGAACAACCATGGAAGGCCAAGGAAGTATTTGATCTGATGAGGAAAAACAATTGCAAACCAAATTTGGTGACTTACAATGCTCTGATTGATGCCTATGGATCCAATGGATTTCTAGCTGAGGCTGTCGATCTGTTGCGTGAAATGGAGCAAGCCGGTCTACAACCAAATGTTGTTTCAATTAGTACATTGCTGGCAGCTTGTGGCCGTTGCTGTCAACATGTGAAGATTGATTCCGTACTAAAAGCTGCTAAGTTGCGAGGCATTAAATTGAATACCATTGCGTACAACTCTGCTATTGGAAGTTATATGAATGTTGGGGAATATGAGAAAGCTTTGGGTCTATACAGCAACATGAGGGAAAAGAGAGTTAAACCTGATTCTGTtacttataatattttaataagtggCTGTTGCAAGATGTCAAAGTACAGTGAGGCACTAGAGTTTCTTGTTGAAATGAGGGATATGAATATTCCTCTGTCAAAAGAGGTGTATTCTTCTGCAATATGCTCATATAGTCGACAG GGTCAACTTGTTGAAGCTGAGTCAATGTTCAACATGATGAAAGAAGATGGTTTGCAACCAGATGTCATTGCATATACAGCTATGCTGCATGCTTATAGTGTTGCTG aACACTGGGAGGAAGCTTTGGCAGTGTTTCAAGAAATGGAGCTTAATAATGTCCAGCCCGACTCAGTAGCTTGTGCAGCCCTTATGAGAGCCTTCAACCGAGGGGGTCAACCAGGCAAAGCCTTGCTTCTTGCCGAGcttatgagagagaaagatattCCTTATATTGATGCAGTGTTATTTGAAATGGTTTCTGCCTGTACCAT CTTGCGAGAGTGGAAGACCTTAACTGAAGTTATCGAAATAATGGGAACTTCTCTTCCTAGTATCTCGGTTGGAACTCTGAACCATCTTCTTCATTCTTTTggaaaagtaggaaagattgACACCATGATGAAG CTTTTCCTGAAGATAGtttcatcacgtggagaagctgATTCAACTACCTATGcagtattattgaagaatcttTTAGCTGCTGGGAATTGGAGAAAATATATTGAG GTGATGCAATGGATGGATGGTGCAGGAGTTCCACATTCTGCTCAAATGTACAAGGACTTGCTATTTCTTGCTCAAACAAGTAGTGGAACTATGAATGCTGCAGCCATAAGGGAAAGATTAG AATCCTGGAAGAGAAAATATGGTCATTCAATTGCAGAAGGAGAAATTAATCCTCCCCTGCACACGAATGCGTTGATCACCAGCACAAATGCATCTGGCACCAAATCATAG